A DNA window from Pseudomonas resinovorans NBRC 106553 contains the following coding sequences:
- the putP gene encoding sodium/proline symporter PutP — protein sequence MSVSNPTLITFVIYIAAMVLIGFYAYRSTNNLSDYILGGRSLGSFVTALSAGASDMSGWLLMGLPGAVYLSGLSESWIAIGLIVGAYLNWLLVAGRLRVQTEHNGNALTLPDYFTNRFEDNSRILRIFSAVVILVFFTIYCASGIVAGARLFESTFGISYETALWAGAAATICYTFVGGFLAVSWTDTVQASLMIFALILTPIIVMMATGGVDPTFMAIEMKDASNFDMLKGASFIGVISLLAWGLGYFGQPHILARFMAADSVKSIPNARRISMAWMIFCLAGAVAVGFFGIAYFSAHPEQAGAVAENHERVFIELAKILFNPWIAGVLLSAILAAVMSTLSCQLLVCSSALTEDFYKAFFRKNASQLELVWVGRAMVLLVAVIAIAIAADPESKVLGLVSYAWAGFGAAFGPVVILSLIWKGMTRNGALAGMILGAVTVVLWKNFFGWTGLYEIVPGFILCTLGILIFSRIGNAPSAAMIKRFDEAEKEYQDAHV from the coding sequence ATGAGTGTGAGCAACCCGACACTGATCACCTTCGTGATCTATATAGCGGCCATGGTGCTGATCGGCTTCTACGCCTATCGCTCCACCAACAACCTTTCCGACTACATCCTCGGTGGCCGCAGCCTCGGCAGCTTCGTGACCGCCCTGTCCGCCGGCGCCTCCGACATGAGCGGCTGGCTGCTGATGGGCCTGCCGGGTGCAGTCTACCTCTCCGGCCTGTCGGAAAGCTGGATCGCCATCGGCCTGATCGTCGGTGCCTACCTCAACTGGCTGCTGGTTGCCGGTCGCCTGCGCGTGCAGACCGAGCACAACGGCAACGCCCTGACCCTGCCCGACTATTTCACCAACCGCTTCGAAGACAACAGCCGCATCCTGCGCATCTTCTCCGCCGTGGTGATCCTGGTGTTCTTCACCATCTACTGCGCTTCCGGCATCGTCGCCGGTGCCCGCCTGTTCGAGAGCACCTTCGGCATTTCCTACGAGACCGCCCTGTGGGCCGGTGCCGCCGCCACCATCTGCTACACCTTCGTCGGCGGCTTCCTGGCTGTCAGCTGGACCGATACCGTCCAGGCCAGCCTGATGATCTTCGCCCTGATCCTCACCCCCATCATCGTGATGATGGCCACCGGCGGTGTGGATCCGACCTTCATGGCTATCGAGATGAAGGACGCTTCCAACTTCGACATGCTCAAGGGCGCGTCCTTCATCGGCGTGATCTCCCTGCTGGCCTGGGGCCTGGGTTACTTCGGCCAGCCGCACATCCTGGCGCGCTTCATGGCCGCCGATTCGGTCAAGTCGATCCCCAACGCCCGCCGCATCTCCATGGCCTGGATGATCTTCTGCCTGGCCGGCGCCGTGGCCGTGGGCTTCTTCGGCATCGCCTACTTCTCCGCTCATCCGGAGCAGGCTGGCGCCGTTGCTGAGAACCACGAGCGCGTGTTCATCGAACTGGCCAAGATCCTCTTCAACCCGTGGATCGCCGGTGTGCTGCTGTCCGCCATCCTGGCCGCCGTGATGTCCACCCTGAGCTGCCAGCTGCTGGTGTGCTCCAGCGCCCTGACCGAAGACTTCTACAAGGCCTTCTTCCGCAAGAACGCCAGCCAGCTCGAACTGGTCTGGGTCGGCCGCGCCATGGTGCTGCTGGTGGCCGTGATCGCCATCGCCATCGCCGCTGATCCGGAAAGCAAGGTACTGGGCCTGGTGTCCTACGCCTGGGCCGGCTTCGGTGCCGCCTTCGGCCCGGTGGTGATCCTCTCGCTGATCTGGAAGGGCATGACCCGCAACGGCGCCCTGGCCGGCATGATCCTTGGCGCGGTGACCGTGGTGCTGTGGAAGAACTTCTTCGGCTGGACCGGTCTGTACGAAATCGTTCCGGGCTTCATCCTCTGCACCCTCGGCATCCTGATCTTCAGCCGCATCGGCAATGCGCCGTCCGCTGCGATGATCAAGCGCTTCGATGAAGCCGAGAAGGAATACCAGGACGCCCACGTCTGA
- a CDS encoding ABC transporter permease, producing the protein MLNGYGSTILDGAWLTLLLALSSITMAVVLGLIGAAFRLSPIKWLSLLGETYATVIRGIPDLVLILLIFYGGQQLVNVVAPMVGYDDYIDLDPFWSGVFTLGFIFGAYLSETFRGAFMAIPKGQGEAGMAYGMSGAKVFFRILVPQMIRLAIPGFTNNWLVMTKATALISVVGLQDMMFKAKSAADATREPFTFYLAVAALYLVLTSVSLLALRYLEKRYSVGIKAAEL; encoded by the coding sequence ATGCTCAACGGCTACGGCTCGACCATTCTCGATGGTGCCTGGCTCACCCTGTTGCTGGCCCTGTCTTCCATAACCATGGCTGTGGTACTCGGTCTGATCGGCGCGGCATTCAGGCTTTCCCCGATCAAGTGGCTGTCCCTGCTGGGCGAGACCTACGCCACCGTGATCCGCGGCATTCCCGACCTGGTGCTGATCCTGCTGATCTTCTACGGCGGCCAGCAGCTGGTGAACGTGGTTGCGCCCATGGTCGGCTACGACGACTACATCGACCTGGACCCCTTCTGGTCCGGCGTCTTCACCCTCGGCTTCATTTTCGGTGCGTACCTCTCCGAAACCTTCCGTGGCGCCTTCATGGCGATCCCGAAAGGGCAGGGCGAGGCCGGCATGGCCTACGGCATGAGCGGGGCCAAGGTGTTCTTCCGCATCCTGGTGCCGCAGATGATTCGTCTGGCGATTCCCGGCTTCACCAACAACTGGCTAGTGATGACCAAGGCCACCGCGCTGATCTCGGTGGTAGGCCTGCAGGACATGATGTTCAAGGCCAAGAGCGCCGCGGACGCTACCCGTGAACCCTTCACCTTCTACCTCGCGGTTGCCGCGCTCTATCTGGTGCTGACCAGCGTTTCCCTGCTGGCCCTGCGGTACCTGGAGAAGCGCTACTCGGTAGGCATCAAGGCGGCTGAACTATGA
- a CDS encoding succinylglutamate desuccinylase/aspartoacylase family protein — protein MQRIDHELPWGCLGTRRQLTVFRFGAGLRKAYIQASLHADELPGMRVAVELKRRLRELEGLGRLNAVIELVPVANPVGLGQLVQAVQQGRFELGSGKNFNRDFADLAGLVADSLEGRLGPDAAANVALIRQVMTAALDALPPAGSELAGMQRLLLRHACDADLVLDLHCDFEAAVHLYCLPQHWAALRSLAARLEAGAVLTAEDSGGSSFDESCSLPWLRLAQRFPGAAIPPACMATTVELGSMADTDKPLAEARAEAILAFLADQGLIAGAWPAAPQECCEATPFEGAEYLYAPHSGVVSFLQPAGAKVKAGAPLFEVLDPLEDRHAVVCASVDGVLFARERMRFAQPGLWLAKVAGCEPIRQGRLLSD, from the coding sequence ATGCAACGTATCGACCACGAACTGCCCTGGGGATGCCTGGGGACCCGCCGCCAGCTGACGGTCTTCCGTTTTGGCGCAGGCCTGCGCAAGGCCTACATCCAGGCCTCACTGCACGCCGACGAACTGCCGGGCATGCGCGTTGCCGTCGAACTCAAGCGGCGCCTGCGCGAGCTGGAAGGGCTGGGGCGCCTCAATGCCGTTATCGAACTGGTGCCGGTGGCCAACCCCGTCGGCCTCGGGCAACTGGTGCAGGCCGTCCAGCAAGGGCGTTTCGAGCTGGGCAGCGGGAAGAACTTCAATCGCGATTTCGCCGACCTGGCCGGCCTGGTGGCTGATTCGCTGGAAGGCCGCCTAGGGCCGGACGCCGCCGCCAACGTGGCGCTGATCCGCCAGGTCATGACCGCGGCCCTCGATGCCCTGCCGCCGGCCGGCTCCGAGCTGGCCGGCATGCAGCGCCTGCTGCTGCGACATGCCTGCGATGCCGACCTGGTGCTGGACCTGCACTGCGACTTCGAGGCGGCCGTGCATCTCTACTGCCTGCCGCAGCACTGGGCCGCGCTGCGCTCCCTGGCCGCGCGCCTGGAAGCCGGCGCCGTGCTCACCGCCGAAGACTCCGGTGGCAGCTCCTTCGATGAGTCCTGCTCGCTGCCCTGGCTGCGCCTGGCGCAGCGCTTCCCCGGGGCGGCGATTCCCCCGGCCTGCATGGCGACCACCGTCGAGCTGGGCAGCATGGCCGATACCGACAAGCCGCTGGCCGAGGCCCGCGCCGAAGCCATCCTGGCCTTCCTCGCTGACCAGGGCCTGATTGCCGGCGCGTGGCCGGCGGCGCCGCAGGAATGCTGCGAAGCCACGCCCTTCGAGGGCGCCGAATACCTCTACGCGCCCCACTCCGGGGTGGTGAGCTTCCTGCAGCCCGCCGGGGCGAAGGTGAAGGCGGGCGCCCCCCTGTTCGAGGTGCTGGACCCGCTGGAAGACCGCCACGCCGTGGTGTGCGCTTCGGTGGACGGCGTGTTGTTCGCGCGTGAGCGGATGCGTTTCGCGCAACCAGGACTGTGGCTGGCCAAGGTGGCTGGCTGTGAACCCATTCGTCAGGGACGCTTGCTGAGCGACTGA
- a CDS encoding ABC transporter substrate-binding protein, with protein sequence MKKIALLGAMALSLLSPLVAFADDAKPLRIGIEAAYPPFAFKTPDGKITGFDYDIGNALCEEMKVECKWIEQEFDGLIPALKVRKFDAVLSSMTITEERLKSVDFTNKYYHTPARLAMKEGTVINDPLVDLKGKKVGVQRASIYDRYATEVFAPAGVEVVRYSSQNEIFLDMTAGRLDATLADVVNIDDGFLKTDAGKGFTLVGPAFTEKKYFGEGAGIAVRKGDKALAEKINAAIAAIRANGKYKEVQDKYFKFDVYGE encoded by the coding sequence ATGAAGAAGATTGCACTTCTCGGCGCCATGGCGCTGTCCCTGTTGTCGCCGCTGGTCGCCTTTGCCGACGATGCCAAGCCCCTGCGTATCGGTATCGAAGCGGCTTACCCGCCCTTCGCCTTCAAGACTCCGGACGGCAAGATCACCGGCTTCGACTACGACATCGGCAACGCCCTGTGCGAAGAGATGAAGGTTGAGTGCAAGTGGATCGAGCAGGAGTTCGATGGCCTGATCCCGGCCCTGAAAGTGCGCAAGTTCGATGCCGTGCTGTCGTCCATGACCATCACCGAAGAGCGCCTGAAGTCGGTGGACTTCACCAACAAGTACTACCACACCCCCGCGCGCCTCGCGATGAAGGAAGGTACCGTCATCAACGACCCGCTGGTGGATCTGAAGGGCAAGAAAGTGGGCGTGCAGCGCGCTTCCATCTATGACCGCTACGCCACCGAAGTCTTCGCTCCGGCCGGTGTCGAAGTGGTGCGCTACAGCTCGCAGAACGAGATCTTCCTCGACATGACCGCCGGCCGCCTGGACGCCACCCTGGCGGACGTGGTGAACATCGACGACGGCTTCCTCAAGACCGACGCCGGCAAGGGCTTCACCCTGGTGGGCCCGGCCTTCACCGAGAAGAAATACTTCGGCGAGGGCGCCGGTATCGCCGTGCGCAAGGGTGACAAGGCCCTGGCCGAGAAGATCAACGCCGCCATCGCTGCCATCCGCGCCAATGGCAAGTACAAGGAAGTGCAGGACAAGTACTTCAAGTTCGACGTCTACGGCGAGTAA
- the acs gene encoding acetate--CoA ligase, which produces MSAASLYPVRPEVAAASFTDEATYKAMYQQSVINPDGFWREQAKRLDWIKPFTKVKQTSFDDHHVDIKWFADGSLNVSANCLDRHLAERGDQAAIIWEGDNPAEHQVITYRDLHERVCKFANALRGQDVHRGDVVTIYMPMIPEAVVAMLACTRIGAIHSVVFGGFSPEALAGRIIDCRSKVVITADEGLRGGRKVPLKANVDDALTNPETCSVQKIVVVKRTGSEIKWNQHRDVWYEDLMKVASSHCAPKEMGAEDPLFILYTSGSTGKPKGVMHTTGGYLVYASLTHERVFDYRPGEVFWCTADIGWVTGHTYLVYGPLANGATTLMFEGVPNYPDVSRVAKIVDKHKVNILYTAPTAIRAMMAEGKAAVEGADGSSLRLLGSVGEPINPEAWHWYYENVGQGRCPIVDTWWQTETGACLMTPLPGAHALKPGSAARPFFGVQPALVDNLGNIIEGPAEGNLVIVDSWPGQARTLYGDHDRFVDTYFKTFKGMYFTGDGARRDEDGYYWITGRVDDVLNVSGHRMGTAEIESAMVAHSKVAEAAVVGVPHDIKGQGIYVYVTLNAGVESSEQLRQELKAWVRKEIGPIATPDVIQWAPGLPKTRSGKIMRRILRKIAVAEYDSLGDISTLADPGVVQHLIDTHRVMQVA; this is translated from the coding sequence ATGAGCGCTGCTTCTCTGTATCCGGTCCGCCCAGAAGTGGCCGCCGCGTCCTTCACCGACGAGGCGACCTACAAAGCCATGTACCAGCAATCGGTCATCAACCCAGACGGCTTCTGGCGCGAACAGGCCAAGCGCCTCGACTGGATCAAGCCTTTCACCAAGGTGAAGCAGACTTCCTTCGACGATCACCACGTCGACATCAAGTGGTTTGCCGATGGCAGCCTCAACGTTTCCGCCAACTGCCTGGACCGCCACCTCGCCGAGCGTGGCGACCAGGCCGCGATCATCTGGGAAGGCGACAACCCCGCCGAGCACCAGGTCATCACCTACCGCGACCTTCACGAGCGCGTCTGCAAGTTCGCCAACGCCCTGCGCGGCCAGGACGTGCACCGCGGCGACGTGGTGACCATCTACATGCCGATGATCCCGGAAGCCGTGGTCGCCATGCTGGCCTGCACCCGTATCGGCGCCATCCACTCCGTGGTGTTCGGTGGCTTCTCCCCCGAGGCGCTGGCCGGCCGCATCATCGACTGCCGTTCCAAGGTGGTGATCACCGCCGACGAAGGCCTGCGCGGTGGCAGGAAGGTGCCGCTCAAGGCCAATGTCGACGACGCCCTGACCAACCCGGAAACCTGCAGCGTGCAGAAGATCGTCGTGGTCAAGCGCACCGGCTCCGAGATCAAGTGGAACCAGCACCGCGACGTCTGGTACGAAGACCTGATGAAGGTCGCCTCCAGCCACTGCGCGCCGAAGGAAATGGGTGCCGAGGACCCGCTGTTCATCCTCTACACCTCCGGCTCCACCGGCAAACCCAAGGGTGTGATGCACACCACTGGCGGCTACCTGGTGTATGCCTCGCTGACCCATGAGCGGGTGTTCGACTACCGCCCGGGCGAAGTCTTCTGGTGCACCGCCGACATCGGCTGGGTCACCGGCCACACCTACCTGGTCTACGGCCCGCTGGCCAACGGCGCCACCACCCTGATGTTCGAAGGCGTACCGAACTACCCGGACGTGAGCCGCGTGGCGAAGATCGTCGACAAGCACAAGGTCAACATTCTCTACACCGCCCCCACCGCCATCCGCGCCATGATGGCCGAGGGCAAGGCCGCGGTCGAAGGCGCCGACGGCTCCAGCCTGCGCCTGCTGGGTTCGGTGGGCGAGCCGATCAACCCGGAAGCCTGGCACTGGTACTACGAGAACGTCGGCCAGGGCCGCTGCCCGATCGTCGACACCTGGTGGCAGACCGAAACCGGCGCCTGCCTGATGACCCCGCTGCCGGGCGCCCACGCCCTGAAGCCGGGCTCCGCCGCGCGGCCGTTCTTCGGTGTGCAACCGGCGCTTGTGGATAACCTGGGCAACATCATCGAGGGGCCGGCCGAGGGCAACCTGGTGATAGTCGACTCCTGGCCGGGCCAGGCGCGCACCCTGTACGGCGACCACGACCGCTTCGTCGATACCTACTTCAAGACCTTCAAGGGCATGTACTTCACCGGCGACGGCGCCCGTCGCGACGAGGACGGCTACTACTGGATCACCGGCCGCGTGGACGACGTGCTGAACGTCTCCGGCCACCGCATGGGCACCGCCGAGATCGAGAGCGCCATGGTGGCCCACTCGAAAGTGGCCGAGGCCGCGGTGGTGGGTGTACCCCACGACATCAAGGGGCAGGGCATCTATGTCTACGTCACCCTGAACGCCGGCGTGGAGTCTTCCGAGCAACTGCGCCAGGAGCTGAAGGCCTGGGTACGCAAGGAAATCGGTCCAATCGCCACCCCGGATGTGATCCAGTGGGCGCCGGGCCTGCCGAAGACCCGCTCGGGCAAGATCATGCGCCGCATCCTGCGCAAGATCGCCGTTGCCGAGTATGACTCCCTTGGTGACATCTCCACCCTGGCCGATCCGGGCGTGGTGCAGCACCTGATCGATACCCATCGGGTCATGCAGGTCGCCTGA
- a CDS encoding ABC transporter permease: protein MIFDYNVIWESLPLYLGGVLVTLKLLAISLALGLAVAVPLALMRVSKQPWINFPAWLYTYVIRGTPMLVQLFLIYYGLAQFEAVRESWLWPYLSNATFCACLAFAINTSAYTAEILAGSIKATPHGEIEAAKAMGMSRAKLYRRILLPSALRRALPQYSNEVIMMLHTTSLASIVTLIDITGAARTVNSQYYLPFEAFITAGAFYLCLTFILVRLFKAAERRYLAYLAPRKA from the coding sequence ATGATCTTCGACTACAACGTGATCTGGGAGAGCCTGCCGCTCTACCTCGGCGGCGTGCTGGTAACCCTCAAACTCCTGGCGATTTCCCTGGCCCTGGGCCTGGCCGTGGCCGTGCCGCTGGCACTGATGCGGGTGTCGAAGCAGCCCTGGATCAACTTCCCGGCCTGGCTCTACACCTACGTGATCCGTGGCACCCCGATGCTGGTGCAGCTGTTCCTCATCTATTACGGCCTGGCCCAGTTCGAGGCGGTGCGCGAGAGCTGGCTCTGGCCTTATCTCTCCAACGCCACCTTCTGCGCCTGCCTGGCGTTCGCCATCAACACCAGCGCCTATACCGCGGAAATCCTCGCCGGCAGCATCAAGGCCACGCCCCACGGCGAGATCGAGGCGGCCAAGGCCATGGGCATGTCCCGCGCCAAGCTCTATCGCCGCATCCTGCTGCCGTCCGCGCTGCGCCGCGCGCTGCCGCAGTACAGCAACGAAGTGATCATGATGCTGCACACCACCAGCCTGGCGTCGATCGTGACCCTGATCGACATCACCGGCGCGGCGCGCACCGTGAACTCGCAGTACTACCTGCCGTTCGAGGCGTTCATCACCGCCGGTGCCTTCTACTTGTGCCTGACCTTCATCCTGGTGCGCCTGTTCAAGGCCGCCGAGCGTCGCTACCTGGCCTATCTGGCCCCGCGCAAGGCCTGA
- a CDS encoding ABC transporter ATP-binding protein — MYKLEVQDLHKRYGSHEVLKGVSLAAKAGDVISIIGSSGSGKSTFLRCINMLEQPHGGKILLNGEELKLVANKDGGLKAADPKQLQRMRSRLAMVFQHFNLWSHMSALENVIEAPVHVLGMSKKDAIEKAEHYLAKVGVAHRKDAYPAHMSGGEQQRVAIARALAMEPEVMLFDEPTSALDPELVGEVLKVMKDLAVEGRTMVVVTHEMGFAREVSNQLVFLHKGVVEERGCPKDVLANPQSDRLKQFLSGSLK; from the coding sequence ATGTACAAACTGGAAGTCCAAGACCTGCACAAGCGCTATGGCAGCCACGAAGTGCTCAAGGGTGTGTCCCTGGCGGCCAAGGCTGGCGACGTCATCAGCATCATCGGCTCGAGCGGCTCGGGCAAGAGTACCTTCCTGCGCTGCATCAACATGCTGGAGCAGCCCCACGGCGGCAAGATCCTCCTCAATGGCGAGGAGCTGAAGCTGGTGGCCAACAAGGATGGCGGCCTCAAGGCGGCCGATCCCAAGCAACTGCAGCGCATGCGCTCGCGCCTGGCCATGGTGTTCCAGCACTTCAACCTCTGGTCGCACATGAGCGCGCTGGAGAACGTGATCGAAGCGCCGGTGCACGTTCTCGGCATGTCCAAGAAGGACGCCATCGAGAAGGCCGAGCACTACCTGGCCAAGGTGGGCGTGGCCCACCGCAAGGATGCCTACCCGGCGCACATGTCCGGTGGCGAGCAGCAGCGCGTGGCCATCGCCCGTGCCCTGGCCATGGAGCCGGAAGTGATGCTGTTCGACGAGCCCACCTCGGCGCTGGACCCTGAGCTGGTGGGTGAAGTGCTCAAGGTGATGAAGGACCTGGCCGTGGAAGGCCGCACCATGGTGGTGGTCACCCACGAAATGGGCTTTGCCCGCGAGGTGTCCAACCAGTTGGTGTTCCTCCACAAGGGCGTGGTCGAAGAGCGCGGTTGCCCGAAGGACGTGCTGGCCAATCCGCAGTCCGATCGCCTCAAGCAGTTCCTCTCCGGCAGCCTCAAGTGA
- a CDS encoding TonB-dependent receptor, with protein MKKVRHSIALAFALAPGAVALGAEPGESLELEPNVVSASALAHSPGEMTSPARVLQGNELTLRRESTLGETLNGLPGVSSSSFGAGASRPVIRGLDGARVRVLSDGVDTLDASTISPDHAISLEPLLIERIEVLRGPATLLYGGGAIGGVVNLIDRKVPTHIPEKGFEGEAELSANSVANGGAGAFGLTAGAGQFAVRVEGVKRQDDEYRIPGTEGDPRSSKQVGSYNDTDTATLGGSWIGERGHLGLAYTQQRNRYGLLAHQHADCHTHDPRDWHCVGEDEEGHDHGHEDEHEDEHAHAHDHGGGVPYIDMKQRRWDLRGDYSEPLPGFELGRLRIGHSNYEHDEVEGGVTATTFRNDATDARLELTHAPLFGWRGVLGGQTLRRDFQALGEEAYVPPTLTRNHGLFILEEYHLGDWRYELGLRHEWQDIDADGQRGTRHSGTSASAGAVWNFAPEYALGLTLSRSQRLPTAEELYANGPHAATRTVELGDPGLDEETSHNVELSLHKHAGRARFSFSLYRNQVDDFIYAADTGRDIGGGIREIQYSQADAVLTGAEGEASYQLTEATRLGVFGDHVRGKLRDGGDLPRIPADRLGMRLDQRLAPALDGQLEFYRVQRQDRTAAFENDTGGYNMLGASLIYGGQLESTDYQLYLKGNNLLDARGRNHSSFIKDEVVLPGRNLTLGIRLAF; from the coding sequence ATGAAGAAAGTCCGACATTCCATCGCCCTGGCCTTCGCCCTGGCGCCGGGCGCTGTCGCCCTCGGCGCGGAGCCCGGGGAATCGCTCGAGCTGGAGCCCAACGTGGTCAGTGCCAGCGCCCTGGCCCATTCACCCGGGGAGATGACCAGCCCGGCCAGGGTGCTGCAGGGCAACGAGCTCACCCTGAGGCGCGAGTCGACCCTGGGGGAAACCCTGAACGGCCTACCGGGGGTGAGCTCCAGCAGCTTTGGTGCCGGCGCCAGCCGCCCGGTCATCCGCGGCCTGGACGGCGCGCGGGTGCGGGTACTCAGCGACGGAGTCGACACCCTGGACGCCTCCACCATCAGCCCCGACCACGCGATCAGCCTGGAACCCCTGCTGATCGAGCGCATCGAGGTGCTCAGGGGGCCCGCGACGCTGCTCTATGGGGGCGGCGCCATCGGTGGCGTGGTCAACCTGATCGACCGGAAAGTACCCACCCATATCCCCGAGAAGGGCTTCGAAGGGGAAGCGGAGCTGAGTGCCAACAGCGTCGCCAATGGCGGCGCCGGTGCCTTTGGCCTGACCGCCGGCGCCGGGCAGTTCGCCGTGCGGGTCGAAGGCGTCAAGCGCCAGGACGACGAGTACCGGATTCCCGGTACCGAGGGCGATCCGCGCTCGAGCAAGCAGGTGGGCTCCTACAACGACACCGATACCGCGACCCTCGGCGGTAGCTGGATCGGCGAGCGTGGCCACCTGGGCCTGGCCTACACCCAGCAGCGCAACCGTTATGGTCTGCTGGCGCACCAGCACGCCGACTGCCACACCCACGATCCGCGGGATTGGCACTGCGTGGGCGAGGACGAGGAGGGTCACGACCATGGGCATGAAGACGAGCACGAAGACGAGCATGCCCACGCCCATGACCACGGCGGCGGGGTGCCCTACATCGACATGAAACAGCGCCGCTGGGACCTGCGCGGCGATTACAGCGAACCGCTACCGGGGTTCGAACTGGGCCGCCTGCGCATCGGCCACAGCAACTACGAGCACGACGAGGTGGAGGGCGGCGTGACCGCCACCACCTTCCGCAACGACGCGACCGATGCTCGCCTGGAGTTGACTCACGCCCCGCTGTTCGGCTGGCGCGGCGTGCTTGGCGGACAGACCCTGCGCCGCGACTTCCAGGCCCTGGGGGAGGAGGCCTATGTGCCGCCGACCCTCACCCGCAACCATGGCCTGTTCATCCTGGAGGAATACCACCTCGGCGACTGGCGCTATGAGCTCGGCCTGCGCCACGAATGGCAGGACATCGATGCCGACGGCCAGCGCGGTACGCGGCACAGCGGCACCTCCGCGTCGGCCGGCGCGGTGTGGAACTTCGCCCCGGAATACGCGCTGGGTCTCACGCTCTCGCGCTCGCAACGGCTGCCCACGGCGGAGGAGCTGTATGCCAACGGCCCCCACGCGGCGACCCGCACCGTCGAGCTCGGCGACCCGGGGCTGGATGAGGAGACCTCCCATAACGTCGAGTTGTCGCTACACAAGCATGCCGGCCGGGCCCGCTTCAGCTTCAGCCTCTACCGCAACCAGGTGGATGACTTCATCTACGCCGCGGACACCGGCCGCGACATCGGCGGCGGCATACGCGAAATCCAGTACAGCCAGGCCGACGCCGTGCTCACCGGCGCCGAGGGCGAGGCCAGCTACCAACTCACCGAAGCCACGCGCCTTGGCGTGTTCGGCGACCATGTACGCGGCAAGCTGCGCGATGGCGGCGACCTGCCGCGTATCCCGGCGGACCGACTGGGTATGCGCCTGGACCAGCGCCTGGCGCCAGCGCTGGACGGCCAGCTGGAGTTCTACCGGGTGCAACGCCAGGACCGCACCGCGGCTTTCGAGAATGACACCGGTGGTTACAACATGCTCGGCGCTTCGCTGATCTACGGCGGGCAGCTGGAAAGTACCGATTATCAGCTCTACCTGAAGGGGAACAACCTGCTGGATGCCAGGGGGCGCAACCACAGCTCATTCATCAAGGATGAGGTTGTACTTCCTGGGCGCAACCTGACCCTCGGGATCAGATTGGCGTTTTGA
- the argR gene encoding transcriptional regulator ArgR: MTAHRIAFLLWPGTKALTLALAEEALRVAQRLHPEVVYEIAFLQAEPAAEGAWRLPGEAWTGKLEGQQRLFLLADEPPTQMSPALSAALKQLVRAGCVIGGLSAGVYPLAQLGLLDGYRAAVHWRWQDDFAERFPKVIATSHLFDWDRDRITACGGLAVLDLLLAVLARDHGAELAGAVSEELVVERIREGGERQRIPLQNRLGSSHPKLTQAVLLMEANIEEPLTTDEIAQHVCVSRRQLERIFKQYLNRVPSQYYLELRLNKARQMLMQTSKSIIQIGLSCGFSSGPHFSSAYRNFFGVTPREDRNQRRGASPFETQQPVAVAERG, translated from the coding sequence ATGACTGCCCATCGAATCGCTTTTCTCCTCTGGCCCGGTACCAAGGCGCTGACCCTGGCGCTGGCCGAGGAAGCCTTGCGTGTTGCCCAGCGACTGCACCCGGAAGTGGTTTACGAGATCGCCTTCCTCCAGGCCGAACCGGCCGCCGAGGGCGCCTGGCGCCTGCCGGGGGAGGCCTGGACCGGCAAGCTGGAAGGCCAGCAGCGCCTGTTCCTGCTGGCCGACGAGCCGCCGACGCAGATGTCGCCGGCGCTGTCGGCGGCGCTCAAGCAACTGGTGCGTGCGGGCTGCGTGATCGGTGGCCTGTCCGCCGGCGTCTACCCTCTGGCGCAGCTGGGCCTGCTGGACGGTTACCGCGCGGCGGTGCACTGGCGTTGGCAGGACGACTTCGCCGAGCGGTTCCCCAAGGTGATCGCCACCAGCCACCTGTTCGACTGGGATCGTGACCGCATCACCGCGTGCGGTGGCCTGGCGGTGCTCGATCTGCTGCTGGCGGTGCTGGCGCGCGACCACGGTGCCGAGCTGGCCGGCGCGGTCTCCGAGGAGCTGGTGGTGGAGCGCATCCGCGAGGGGGGCGAGCGCCAGCGTATTCCGCTGCAGAACCGCCTCGGCTCCAGCCATCCCAAGCTGACCCAGGCCGTGCTGTTGATGGAAGCCAACATCGAAGAGCCGCTGACCACCGACGAGATCGCCCAGCATGTCTGCGTGTCCCGTCGCCAGCTGGAGCGCATCTTCAAGCAGTACCTCAATCGCGTGCCCAGCCAGTACTACCTGGAACTGCGCCTGAACAAGGCGCGGCAGATGCTGATGCAGACCAGCAAGTCGATCATCCAGATCGGCCTGTCCTGCGGCTTCTCCTCCGGTCCGCACTTCTCCAGCGCCTACCGCAATTTCTTCGGCGTCACCCCCCGCGAAGACCGCAACCAGCGCCGTGGCGCCAGCCCGTTCGAGACCCAGCAGCCGGTTGCCGTGGCTGAGCGCGGCTGA